From one Eucalyptus grandis isolate ANBG69807.140 chromosome 9, ASM1654582v1, whole genome shotgun sequence genomic stretch:
- the LOC104420650 gene encoding agamous-like MADS-box protein AGL62, producing the protein MTKEGANARQATSSKRRPGLLKKASELYAFCAIEMAIIVLSPRGKPFYFGHPSVDATVDMREHPKMACIDATQQAQTDRQQILEKLNKQYADVLEQLKAGMKGAKELSDIKPLRFENFSFNDFVVFGKWLEDVENAVDKRRTELLALESSSSTPCPGAIKASVRSQNDDKCDDPCKAQVGN; encoded by the coding sequence ATGACGAAGGAGGGTGCCAATGCTCGACAGGCTACCTCCTCCAAACGCCGACCGGGGCTATTGAAGAAAGCGAGTGAATTATATGCTTTTTGTGCTATTGAGATGGCCATTATCGTTCTCTCTCCGAGAGGCAAGCCTTTCTATTTTGGTCACCCGTCTGTGGATGCGACCGTGGATATGCGTGAGCATCCAAAGATGGCTTGTATTGATGCTACTCAACAGGCTCAAACTGACAGACAGCAGATCCTAGAGAAACTGAACAAACAATATGCCGACGTGCTCGAGCAACTGAAAGCTGGAATGAAAGGAGCTAAAGAGCTGAGCGATATTAAGCCCCTGCGATTCGAAAACTTTAGCTTTAACGATTTTGTGGTATTCGGGAAATGGCTGGAAGATGTCGAGAACGCAGTGGACAAGAGAAGGACGGAGCTCTTGGCCCTAGAGTCTTCAAGTTCAACTCCATGCCCAGGAGCTATTAAAGCATCTGTCAGAAGCCAAAACGATGATAAATGTGACGATCCTTGTAAAGCACAAGTTGGAAATTGA